A single window of Sphaerodactylus townsendi isolate TG3544 linkage group LG05, MPM_Stown_v2.3, whole genome shotgun sequence DNA harbors:
- the SAMHD1 gene encoding deoxynucleoside triphosphate triphosphohydrolase SAMHD1 isoform X2 encodes MRSRCSLWPVVSTCAEDQITGSVLPYVTESYLENMGIRNLPWRKRLLHCLRKLEQTHTDIMKVFNDPVHGHIEIHPLLIRIIDTPQFQRLRYIKQLGGTYYVFPGASHNRFEHSLGVGHLAGCLVRALQERQPELDISHRDILCVQIAGLCHDLGHGPFSHMFDGRFIPLANPESTWKHEQASVEMFDYLIASNDLGPHMEFYGLCLPEDIEFIKEQIGGPTKTDDCSWPYRGRSEEKSFLYEIVANKRNGIDVDKWDYFARDCHHLGIQNNFDYGRFIKFARVCVVDGKKHICTRDKEAGNLYDMFHTRNCLHRRAYQHKVGNIIETMITDAFLKADKYIKIKGFEGKEYHLSTAIEDMKAYTKLTDDIFLTILHSDLPELHEAQEILRKIERRDLYKYLGETQPLEGREIKKEQYDKLPAEVANSKPKVANSKPEVANQDVELKAEDFIVDVINMDYGMQEENPINNVHFYCKSDISKAVKITKEQVSKFLPEKFAEQLIRVYCKKTDSKSIEVAGKYFVQWCINKDFNKPRDGDVIAPELTPLKWNPDQNDTKQHSVQHKRASKTLFPTEHLQPHSSN; translated from the exons ATGCGCTCGCGGTGCAGTCTGTGGCCGGTGGTTTCCACGTgtgcag AAGATCAAATAACTGGTTCAGTACTGCCCTATGTCACTGAATCTTATCTGGAAAACATGGGAATCAG AAAtctgccctggagaaaacgacttCTGCACTGTTTGCGCAAGCTGGAACAAACTCATACTGACATAATGAAG GTATTTAATGATCCAGTTCATGGCCATATTGAAATACATCCTCTCCTCATTCGAATCATTGATACACCCCAGTTCCAGCGTCTACGATACATTAAACAGTTGGGTGGCACTTACTATGTTTTCCCTGGAGCATCACACAATCGCTTTGAACATTCCCTCGG GGTTGGCCATCTTGCAGGCTGCTTGGTCCGAGCGCTGCAGGAACGACAACCAGAGCTGGATATCAGCCACAGGGATATTTTATGTGTCCAAATTGCTGGCCTTTGTCATGATCTGG GTCATGGGCCATTCTCACATATGTTTGATGGAAGATTCATCCCACTTGCGAATCCAGAATCCACATGGAAG cATGAACAGGCTTCTGTGGAGATGTTTGACTACTTGATTGCTTCCAATGACCTGGGACCACATATGGAGTTTTATGGTCTCTGTTTGCCTGAAGATATAGAGTTTATCAAAGAACAAATAGGAGGACCCACAAAAACTGATGACTGTTCA TGGCCTTACCGTGGACGATCGGAAGAGAAGAGTTTCCTTTATGAGATTGTGGCCAACAAAAGAAATGGCATCGATGTAGATAAATGGGATTACTTTGCAAG GGATTGTCATCATCTTGGAATCCAGAATAATTTTGATTATGGACGCTTCATTAAATTTGCTCGGGTCTGTGTAGTCGATGGAAAGAAGCATATTTGTACCCGTGATAAG GAAGCTGGAAATTTATATGACATGTTTCACACCCGAAACTGCCTGCACCGCAGAGCCTATCAGCACAAAGTTGGCAACATAATTGAAACCAT GATTACAGATGCTTTCTTAAAAGCTGATAAGTATATAAAGATCAAGGGCTTCGAAGGAAAAGAATACCATCTCTCTACAGCGATAGAGGATATGAAAGCTTATACTAAGCTAACAG ATGACATTTTTCTGACAATTCTGCATTCTGATCTCCCGGAGCTGCATGAAGCACAGGAAATTTTGCGTAAAATAGAACGCCGCGATCTCTACAAGTACCTAGGAGAGACTCAACCTCTAGAGGGCAGGGAAATCAAAAAG GAGCAGTATGACAAGTTGCCTGCTGAAGTTGCTAATTCTAAGCCTAAAGTTGCTAATTCTAAGCCTGAAGTTGCTAATCAAGATGTTGAATTGAAGGCTGAAGACTTCATAGTTGAT GTTATCAACATGGATTATGGAATGCAAGAGGAAAATCCTATCAATAATGTTCATTTCTACTGCAAGTCTGATATCAGTAAGGCAGTCAAAATTACTAAAGAACAA gtATCAAAGTTCCTGCCAGAGAAATTTGCTGAACAGTTAATCAGGGTTTACTGTAAGAAAACAGATAGCAAGAGTATTGAAGTTGCCGGAAAATATTTCGTTCAGTGGTGCATAAACAAGGATTTCAATAAACCACGG GATGGTGATGTGATTGCCCCTGAACTTACTCCATTGAAATGGAATCCGGATCAAAATGACACAAAGCAGCATTCGGTGCAGCACAAGAGAGCTTCAAAAACTCTCTTTCCTACTGAGCATCTTCAGCCTCATTCCAGTAACTAA
- the SAMHD1 gene encoding deoxynucleoside triphosphate triphosphohydrolase SAMHD1 isoform X1 has product MQNSSQEGVSKRARPDSPADGYCTPEKRVSAYPGKDPSHLHPRHWDTEQLCLFLRRRGFDDPEVLRRFREDQITGSVLPYVTESYLENMGIRNLPWRKRLLHCLRKLEQTHTDIMKVFNDPVHGHIEIHPLLIRIIDTPQFQRLRYIKQLGGTYYVFPGASHNRFEHSLGVGHLAGCLVRALQERQPELDISHRDILCVQIAGLCHDLGHGPFSHMFDGRFIPLANPESTWKHEQASVEMFDYLIASNDLGPHMEFYGLCLPEDIEFIKEQIGGPTKTDDCSWPYRGRSEEKSFLYEIVANKRNGIDVDKWDYFARDCHHLGIQNNFDYGRFIKFARVCVVDGKKHICTRDKEAGNLYDMFHTRNCLHRRAYQHKVGNIIETMITDAFLKADKYIKIKGFEGKEYHLSTAIEDMKAYTKLTDDIFLTILHSDLPELHEAQEILRKIERRDLYKYLGETQPLEGREIKKEQYDKLPAEVANSKPKVANSKPEVANQDVELKAEDFIVDVINMDYGMQEENPINNVHFYCKSDISKAVKITKEQVSKFLPEKFAEQLIRVYCKKTDSKSIEVAGKYFVQWCINKDFNKPRDGDVIAPELTPLKWNPDQNDTKQHSVQHKRASKTLFPTEHLQPHSSN; this is encoded by the exons ATGCAGAACTCCAGTCAGGAGGGCGTCTCCAAGCGGGCCCGGCCCGACAGCCCGGCCGATGGGTATTGCACTCCCGAGAAACGGGTCTCTGCCTATCCCGGTAAGGATCCCAGCCACCTGCACCCTCGCCACTGGGACACCGAGCAGCTGTGCCTCTTCCTCCGCCGCAGAGGCTTTGACGACCCGGAGGTACTGCGCCGCTTCCGAG AAGATCAAATAACTGGTTCAGTACTGCCCTATGTCACTGAATCTTATCTGGAAAACATGGGAATCAG AAAtctgccctggagaaaacgacttCTGCACTGTTTGCGCAAGCTGGAACAAACTCATACTGACATAATGAAG GTATTTAATGATCCAGTTCATGGCCATATTGAAATACATCCTCTCCTCATTCGAATCATTGATACACCCCAGTTCCAGCGTCTACGATACATTAAACAGTTGGGTGGCACTTACTATGTTTTCCCTGGAGCATCACACAATCGCTTTGAACATTCCCTCGG GGTTGGCCATCTTGCAGGCTGCTTGGTCCGAGCGCTGCAGGAACGACAACCAGAGCTGGATATCAGCCACAGGGATATTTTATGTGTCCAAATTGCTGGCCTTTGTCATGATCTGG GTCATGGGCCATTCTCACATATGTTTGATGGAAGATTCATCCCACTTGCGAATCCAGAATCCACATGGAAG cATGAACAGGCTTCTGTGGAGATGTTTGACTACTTGATTGCTTCCAATGACCTGGGACCACATATGGAGTTTTATGGTCTCTGTTTGCCTGAAGATATAGAGTTTATCAAAGAACAAATAGGAGGACCCACAAAAACTGATGACTGTTCA TGGCCTTACCGTGGACGATCGGAAGAGAAGAGTTTCCTTTATGAGATTGTGGCCAACAAAAGAAATGGCATCGATGTAGATAAATGGGATTACTTTGCAAG GGATTGTCATCATCTTGGAATCCAGAATAATTTTGATTATGGACGCTTCATTAAATTTGCTCGGGTCTGTGTAGTCGATGGAAAGAAGCATATTTGTACCCGTGATAAG GAAGCTGGAAATTTATATGACATGTTTCACACCCGAAACTGCCTGCACCGCAGAGCCTATCAGCACAAAGTTGGCAACATAATTGAAACCAT GATTACAGATGCTTTCTTAAAAGCTGATAAGTATATAAAGATCAAGGGCTTCGAAGGAAAAGAATACCATCTCTCTACAGCGATAGAGGATATGAAAGCTTATACTAAGCTAACAG ATGACATTTTTCTGACAATTCTGCATTCTGATCTCCCGGAGCTGCATGAAGCACAGGAAATTTTGCGTAAAATAGAACGCCGCGATCTCTACAAGTACCTAGGAGAGACTCAACCTCTAGAGGGCAGGGAAATCAAAAAG GAGCAGTATGACAAGTTGCCTGCTGAAGTTGCTAATTCTAAGCCTAAAGTTGCTAATTCTAAGCCTGAAGTTGCTAATCAAGATGTTGAATTGAAGGCTGAAGACTTCATAGTTGAT GTTATCAACATGGATTATGGAATGCAAGAGGAAAATCCTATCAATAATGTTCATTTCTACTGCAAGTCTGATATCAGTAAGGCAGTCAAAATTACTAAAGAACAA gtATCAAAGTTCCTGCCAGAGAAATTTGCTGAACAGTTAATCAGGGTTTACTGTAAGAAAACAGATAGCAAGAGTATTGAAGTTGCCGGAAAATATTTCGTTCAGTGGTGCATAAACAAGGATTTCAATAAACCACGG GATGGTGATGTGATTGCCCCTGAACTTACTCCATTGAAATGGAATCCGGATCAAAATGACACAAAGCAGCATTCGGTGCAGCACAAGAGAGCTTCAAAAACTCTCTTTCCTACTGAGCATCTTCAGCCTCATTCCAGTAACTAA